Proteins found in one Magnolia sinica isolate HGM2019 chromosome 5, MsV1, whole genome shotgun sequence genomic segment:
- the LOC131246334 gene encoding extensin-2-like isoform X10 has protein sequence MRLPIGDPSSWGRLWPHILLAFAIIFLSSNVEATGEPYIYASPPPPYEYKSPPPPSPSPPPPYYYKSPPPPSPSPPPPYYYKSPPPPSPSPPPPYYYESPPPPEKSPPPPYYYKSPPPPSPSPPPPYYYKSPPPPEKSPPPPYYYKSPPPPSPSPPPPYYYKSPPPPEKSPPPPYYYKSPPPPSPSPPPPYYYKSPPPPEKSPPPPYYYKSPPPPEKSPPPPYYYKSPPPPEKSPPPPYYYKSPPPPEKSPPPPYYYKSPPPPSPSPPPPYYYKSPPPPKEYPTPPYYYKSPPPPKEYPTPPYYYKSPPPPSPSPPPPYYYKSPPPPSPSPPPPYYYKSPPPPSPSPPPPYYYKSPPPPSPSPPPPYYYKSPPPPSPSPPPPYYYKSPPPPSPYPPPPYYYKSPPPPVPVPHPHPHHHPLIVKVVGKVYCYRCYDWKYPKKSHDKKHLKGAVVKITCKAGDKEIVAYGKTKINGKYSIAVEGYDYMKYGDEACKAMLHAPPKDSKCNIPTNLHYGKKGAMLKVKSKTHEEVVLKAKPFAYAPKTPYKECEKPKPKPPTYYYKSPPPPTPTYYYKSPPPPPPTYYYKSPPPPVYYYKSPPPPPPTYYYKSPPPPVYYYKSPPPPPPTYYYKSPPPPVYYYKSPPPPSPSPHPYYYKSPPPPSPSPHPYYYKSPPPPSPSPHPYYYKSPPPPSPSPHPYYYKSPPPPSPSPPPPYYYKSPPPPPPTYYYKSPPPPVYYYKSPPPPSPSPHPYYYKSPPPPSPSPPPPYYYKSPPPPSPSPPHPYYYKSPPPPSPSPPHPYYYKSPPPPSPSPPPPYYYKSPPPPSPSPPPPYYYKSPPPPSPSPPPPYYYKSPPPPNPSPPPPYYYKSPPPPSPSLHPPYYYKSPPPPSPSPPPPYYYKSPPPPSPSPPPPYYYKSPPPPSPSPPTPYYYKSPPPPSPSPHPYYYKSPPPPSPSPPPPYYYKSPPPPSPSPHPYYYKSPPPPSPSPPPPYYYKSPPPPSPSPPPPYYYKSPPPPSPSPPHPYYYKSPPPPSPSPPPPYYYKSPPPPSPSPPPPYYYKSPPPPSPSPPPPYYYKSPPPPSPSPPPPYYYNSPPPPSPSPPPPYYYKSPPPPSPSPPPPYYYKSPPPPDASPPPPYYYKSPPPPSPSPPPPYYYKSPPPPSPSPPPPYYYKSPPPPSPSPHPYLYSSPPPPIHY, from the exons ATGAGACTACCGATCGGCGACCCCTCATCATGGGGTCGTCTGTGGCCACACATACTACTGGCCTTTGCAATCATCTTCTTGTCTAGCAATGTAGAAGCTACCGGCGAGCCGTACATTTACGCCTCGCCACCACCACCATATGAGTATAAGTCGCCGCCACCGCCGTCGCCTTCCCCTCCACCACCATATTACTATAAATCACCACCACCACCGTCTCCGTCACCCCCGCCACCTTACTACTACAAATCGCCGCCTCCTCCGTCTCCGTCTCCGCCACCACCTTACTACTACGAGTCACCACCACCACCTGAAAAGTCCCCTCCACCACCGTATTACTACAAATCTCCTCCACCACCCTCTCCATCTCCACCACCACCTTACTACTACAAGTCACCACCACCACCTGAAAAATCCCCTCCACCACCATATTACTACAAATCTCCTCCACCACCCTCTCCATCTCCTCCACCACCTTACTACTACAAATCTCCACCCCCTCCTGAGAAATCTCCTCCACCACCATACTACTACAAATCTCCTCCACCACCCtctccatcaccaccaccaccttacTACTACAAATCTCCACCACCTCCTGAGAAATCTCCACCACCACCATACTACTACAAATCTCCACCACCTCCTGAGAAATCTCCACCACCACCATACTACTACAAATCTCCACCACCTCCTGAGAAATCTCCTCCACCACCATACTACTACAAATCTCCACCACCTCCTGAGAAATCTCCTCCACCACCATACTACTACAAATCTCCACCACCGCCGTCTCCATCTCCACCACCTCCTTACTACTACAAATCTCCACCCCCACCGAAGGAATATCCAACACCACCATACTACTACAAATCTCCACCCCCGCCAAAGGAATATCCAACACCACCATACTACTACAAATCTCCACCACCACCATCTCCCTCTCCACCACCCCCTTACTACTATAAATccccaccaccaccatcaccatctcctccacCGCCTTACTACTACAAGTCACCACCTCCTCCTTCACCCTCACCTCCACCACCATACTACTACAAGTCTCCCCCACCACCATCACCGTCTCCGCCGCCACCTTACTACTACAAGTCtcccccaccaccatcaccatcaccaccaccaccttacTACTACAAATCTCCACCACCACCTTCCCCATATCCACCACCTCCATACTACTACAAATCACCACCACCTCCAGTGCCAGtcccacacccacacccacaccaccACCCCCTCATCGTGAAGGTCGTCGGAAAGGTTTACTGCTACCGATGCTACGACTGGAAATATCCCAAGAAGTCCCATGACAAGAAACATCTCAAAG GTGCTGTTGTGAAAATCACGTGCAAGGCTGGAGACAAAGAGATTGTAGCCTATGGCAAGACCAAGATCAATGGAAAATACAGCATTGCTGTGGAAGGCTATGATTATATGAAATATGGAGATGAGGCTTGCAAGGCCATGCTCCATGCACCACCAAAGGACTCCAAGTGTAACATCCCCACAAACCTCCATTATGGCAAGAAAGGGGCCATGCTCAAAGTGAAATCCAAAACCCATGAAGAGGTTGTCCTTAAAGCCAAGCCATTTGCCTATGCACCCAAGACCCCGTACAAGGAATGCGAGAAACCTAAGCCAAAACCACCTACTTACTACTACAAATCCCCACCCCCACCCACACCCACTTACTACTACAAGTCGCCACCACCTCCCCCGCCGACGTACTACTATAAGTCTCCACCACCACCAGTCTACTACTACAAGTCGCCACCACCTCCCCCGCCGACGTATTACTACAAGTCTCCACCACCACCAGTCTACTACTACAAGTCGCCACCACCTCCCCCGCCGACATACTACTACAAGTCTCCACCACCACCAGTCTACTACTACAAGTCCCCACCTCCACCATCGCCATCTCCCCATCCTTACTACTACAAGTCCCCACCTCCACCATCTCCATCTCCCCATCCTTACTACTACAAGTCCCCACCTCCACCATCGCCATCTCCCCATCCTTACTACTACAAGTCCCCACCTCCACCATCTCCATCTCCCCATCCTTACTACTACAAGTCCCCACCTCCACCATCGCCATCTCCTCCCCCTCCTTACTACTACAAGTCACCACCACCTCCCCCACCAACATACTACTACAAGTCTCCACCACCACCAGTCTACTACTACAAGTCCCCAC CTCCACCATCGCCATCTCCTCATCCTTACTACTACAAGTCCCCAC CCCCACCATCGCCATCTCCTCCTCCTCCATACTACTACAAGTCCCCACccccaccatcaccatcacccccTCATCCCTACTACTACAAATCCCCACCACCCCCATCACCATCCCCACCACATCCATACTACTACAAATCCCCACCTCCCCCATCGCCATCTCCACCACCACCCTACTACTACAAATCCCCACCACCTCCATCTCCAAGCCCACCACCTCCCTACTACTACAAGTCCCCACCCCCACCATCGCCGTCTCCTCCTCCTCCATACTATTACAAATCACCTCCACCACCAAATCCATCTCCACCACCTCCCTACTACTACAAGTCCCCGCCCCCACCATCACCGTCATTGCATCCTCCCTACTACTACAAATCCCCACCCCCACCATCGCCATCTCCTCCTCCCCCTTACTACTACAAATCCCCACCTCCACCATCACCATCTCCACCACCACCCTATTACTACAAATCTCCTCCTCCCCCATCACCTTCACCACCAACACCTTATTACTACAAGAGCCCACCACCTCCCTCACCATCTCCTCATCCATACTACTACAAGTCCCCACCTCCACCATCACCCTCACCACCACCACCCTATTACTACAAATCTCCCCCTCCCCCATCACCATCCCCACATCCATACTACTACAAGTCCCCGCCACCCCCATCACCATCTCCACCCCCTCCTTACTACTACAAGTCTCCACCTCCACCATCGCCATCTCCTCCCCCTCCTTACTACTACAAGTCCCCACCCCcaccatcaccatctcctccccaTCCTTACTACTACAAGTCTCCACCGCCACCATCCCCATCTCCTCCTCCTCCATACTACTACAAGTCCCCACccccaccatcaccatcacccccTCCTCCCTACTACTACAAATCCCCACCACCCCCATCACCATCCCCACCACCTCCATACTACTACAAATCCCCACCTCCCCCATCACCATCTCCACCACCACCCTACTACTACAATTCCCCACCACCTCCATCGCCATCTCCGCCACCTCCCTACTACTACAAGTCCCCACCCCCACCATCGCCATCTCCTCCTCCTCCCTACTATTACAAATCACCTCCACCACCAGATGCATCACCACCACCTCCCTACTACTACAAGTCCCCGCCCCCACCATCACCGTCACCGCCTCCTCCCTACTACTACAAATCCCCGCCCCcaccatcaccatctcctcctcCCCCCTACTACTACAAATCCCCACCACCACCCTCACCATCCCCTCATCCATACCTCTACTCCTCCCCTCCCCCTCCAATCCACTACTAA
- the LOC131246334 gene encoding extensin-2-like isoform X2 — protein sequence MRLPIGDPSSWGRLWPHILLAFAIIFLSSNVEATGEPYIYASPPPPYEYKSPPPPSPSPPPPYYYKSPPPPSPSPPPPYYYKSPPPPSPSPPPPYYYESPPPPEKSPPPPYYYKSPPPPSPSPPPPYYYKSPPPPEKSPPPPYYYKSPPPPSPSPPPPYYYKSPPPPEKSPPPPYYYKSPPPPSPSPPPPYYYKSPPPPEKSPPPPYYYKSPPPPEKSPPPPYYYKSPPPPEKSPPPPYYYKSPPPPEKSPPPPYYYKSPPPPSPSPPPPYYYKSPPPPKEYPTPPYYYKSPPPPKEYPTPPYYYKSPPPPSPSPPPPYYYKSPPPPSPSPPPPYYYKSPPPPSPSPPPPYYYKSPPPPSPSPPPPYYYKSPPPPSPSPPPPYYYKSPPPPSPYPPPPYYYKSPPPPVPVPHPHPHHHPLIVKVVGKVYCYRCYDWKYPKKSHDKKHLKGAVVKITCKAGDKEIVAYGKTKINGKYSIAVEGYDYMKYGDEACKAMLHAPPKDSKCNIPTNLHYGKKGAMLKVKSKTHEEVVLKAKPFAYAPKTPYKECEKPKPKPPTYYYKSPPPPTPTYYYKSPPPPPPTYYYKSPPPPVYYYKSPPPPPPTYYYKSPPPPVYYYKSPPPPPPTYYYKSPPPPVYYYKSPPPPSPSPHPYYYKSPPPPSPSPHPYYYKSPPPPSPSPHPYYYKSPPPPSPSPHPYYYKSPPPPSPSPPPPYYYKSPPPPPPTYYYKSPPPPVYYYKSPPPPSPSPHPYYYKSPPPPSPSPHPYYYKSPPPPSPSPPPPYYYKSPPPPSPSPPHPYYYKSPPPPSPSPPHPYYYKSPPPPSPSPPPPYYYKSPPPPSPSPPPPYYYKSPPPPSPSPPPPYYYKSPPPPNPSPPPPYYYKSPPPPSPSLHPPYYYKSPPPPSPSPPPPYYYKSPPPPSPSPPPPYYYKSPPPPSPSPPTPYYYKSPPPPSPSPHPYYYKSPPPPSPSPPPPYYYKSPPPPSPSPHPYYYKSPPPPSPSPPPPYYYKSPPPPSPSPPPPYYYKSPPPPSPSPPHPYYYKSPPPPSPSPPPPYYYKSPPPPSPSPPPPYYYKSPPPPSPSPPPPYYYKSPPPPSPSPPPPYYYNSPPPPSPSPPPPYYYKSPPPPSPSPPPPYYYKSPPPPDASPPPPYYYKSPPPPSPSPPPPYYYKSPPPPSPSPPPPYYYKSPPPPSPSPHPYLYSSPPPPIHY from the exons ATGAGACTACCGATCGGCGACCCCTCATCATGGGGTCGTCTGTGGCCACACATACTACTGGCCTTTGCAATCATCTTCTTGTCTAGCAATGTAGAAGCTACCGGCGAGCCGTACATTTACGCCTCGCCACCACCACCATATGAGTATAAGTCGCCGCCACCGCCGTCGCCTTCCCCTCCACCACCATATTACTATAAATCACCACCACCACCGTCTCCGTCACCCCCGCCACCTTACTACTACAAATCGCCGCCTCCTCCGTCTCCGTCTCCGCCACCACCTTACTACTACGAGTCACCACCACCACCTGAAAAGTCCCCTCCACCACCGTATTACTACAAATCTCCTCCACCACCCTCTCCATCTCCACCACCACCTTACTACTACAAGTCACCACCACCACCTGAAAAATCCCCTCCACCACCATATTACTACAAATCTCCTCCACCACCCTCTCCATCTCCTCCACCACCTTACTACTACAAATCTCCACCCCCTCCTGAGAAATCTCCTCCACCACCATACTACTACAAATCTCCTCCACCACCCtctccatcaccaccaccaccttacTACTACAAATCTCCACCACCTCCTGAGAAATCTCCACCACCACCATACTACTACAAATCTCCACCACCTCCTGAGAAATCTCCACCACCACCATACTACTACAAATCTCCACCACCTCCTGAGAAATCTCCTCCACCACCATACTACTACAAATCTCCACCACCTCCTGAGAAATCTCCTCCACCACCATACTACTACAAATCTCCACCACCGCCGTCTCCATCTCCACCACCTCCTTACTACTACAAATCTCCACCCCCACCGAAGGAATATCCAACACCACCATACTACTACAAATCTCCACCCCCGCCAAAGGAATATCCAACACCACCATACTACTACAAATCTCCACCACCACCATCTCCCTCTCCACCACCCCCTTACTACTATAAATccccaccaccaccatcaccatctcctccacCGCCTTACTACTACAAGTCACCACCTCCTCCTTCACCCTCACCTCCACCACCATACTACTACAAGTCTCCCCCACCACCATCACCGTCTCCGCCGCCACCTTACTACTACAAGTCtcccccaccaccatcaccatcaccaccaccaccttacTACTACAAATCTCCACCACCACCTTCCCCATATCCACCACCTCCATACTACTACAAATCACCACCACCTCCAGTGCCAGtcccacacccacacccacaccaccACCCCCTCATCGTGAAGGTCGTCGGAAAGGTTTACTGCTACCGATGCTACGACTGGAAATATCCCAAGAAGTCCCATGACAAGAAACATCTCAAAG GTGCTGTTGTGAAAATCACGTGCAAGGCTGGAGACAAAGAGATTGTAGCCTATGGCAAGACCAAGATCAATGGAAAATACAGCATTGCTGTGGAAGGCTATGATTATATGAAATATGGAGATGAGGCTTGCAAGGCCATGCTCCATGCACCACCAAAGGACTCCAAGTGTAACATCCCCACAAACCTCCATTATGGCAAGAAAGGGGCCATGCTCAAAGTGAAATCCAAAACCCATGAAGAGGTTGTCCTTAAAGCCAAGCCATTTGCCTATGCACCCAAGACCCCGTACAAGGAATGCGAGAAACCTAAGCCAAAACCACCTACTTACTACTACAAATCCCCACCCCCACCCACACCCACTTACTACTACAAGTCGCCACCACCTCCCCCGCCGACGTACTACTATAAGTCTCCACCACCACCAGTCTACTACTACAAGTCGCCACCACCTCCCCCGCCGACGTATTACTACAAGTCTCCACCACCACCAGTCTACTACTACAAGTCGCCACCACCTCCCCCGCCGACATACTACTACAAGTCTCCACCACCACCAGTCTACTACTACAAGTCCCCACCTCCACCATCGCCATCTCCCCATCCTTACTACTACAAGTCCCCACCTCCACCATCTCCATCTCCCCATCCTTACTACTACAAGTCCCCACCTCCACCATCGCCATCTCCCCATCCTTACTACTACAAGTCCCCACCTCCACCATCTCCATCTCCCCATCCTTACTACTACAAGTCCCCACCTCCACCATCGCCATCTCCTCCCCCTCCTTACTACTACAAGTCACCACCACCTCCCCCACCAACATACTACTACAAGTCTCCACCACCACCAGTCTACTACTACAAGTCCCCACCTCCACCATCGCCATCTCCCCATCCTTACTACTACAAGTCCCCACCTCCACCATCGCCATCTCCTCATCCTTACTACTACAAGTCCCCAC CCCCACCATCGCCATCTCCTCCTCCTCCATACTACTACAAGTCCCCACccccaccatcaccatcacccccTCATCCCTACTACTACAAATCCCCACCACCCCCATCACCATCCCCACCACATCCATACTACTACAAATCCCCACCTCCCCCATCGCCATCTCCACCACCACCCTACTACTACAAATCCCCACCACCTCCATCTCCAAGCCCACCACCTCCCTACTACTACAAGTCCCCACCCCCACCATCGCCGTCTCCTCCTCCTCCATACTATTACAAATCACCTCCACCACCAAATCCATCTCCACCACCTCCCTACTACTACAAGTCCCCGCCCCCACCATCACCGTCATTGCATCCTCCCTACTACTACAAATCCCCACCCCCACCATCGCCATCTCCTCCTCCCCCTTACTACTACAAATCCCCACCTCCACCATCACCATCTCCACCACCACCCTATTACTACAAATCTCCTCCTCCCCCATCACCTTCACCACCAACACCTTATTACTACAAGAGCCCACCACCTCCCTCACCATCTCCTCATCCATACTACTACAAGTCCCCACCTCCACCATCACCCTCACCACCACCACCCTATTACTACAAATCTCCCCCTCCCCCATCACCATCCCCACATCCATACTACTACAAGTCCCCGCCACCCCCATCACCATCTCCACCCCCTCCTTACTACTACAAGTCTCCACCTCCACCATCGCCATCTCCTCCCCCTCCTTACTACTACAAGTCCCCACCCCcaccatcaccatctcctccccaTCCTTACTACTACAAGTCTCCACCGCCACCATCCCCATCTCCTCCTCCTCCATACTACTACAAGTCCCCACccccaccatcaccatcacccccTCCTCCCTACTACTACAAATCCCCACCACCCCCATCACCATCCCCACCACCTCCATACTACTACAAATCCCCACCTCCCCCATCACCATCTCCACCACCACCCTACTACTACAATTCCCCACCACCTCCATCGCCATCTCCGCCACCTCCCTACTACTACAAGTCCCCACCCCCACCATCGCCATCTCCTCCTCCTCCCTACTATTACAAATCACCTCCACCACCAGATGCATCACCACCACCTCCCTACTACTACAAGTCCCCGCCCCCACCATCACCGTCACCGCCTCCTCCCTACTACTACAAATCCCCGCCCCcaccatcaccatctcctcctcCCCCCTACTACTACAAATCCCCACCACCACCCTCACCATCCCCTCATCCATACCTCTACTCCTCCCCTCCCCCTCCAATCCACTACTAA
- the LOC131246334 gene encoding extensin-2-like isoform X14, with the protein MRLPIGDPSSWGRLWPHILLAFAIIFLSSNVEATGEPYIYASPPPPYEYKSPPPPSPSPPPPYYYKSPPPPSPSPPPPYYYKSPPPPSPSPPPPYYYESPPPPEKSPPPPYYYKSPPPPSPSPPPPYYYKSPPPPEKSPPPPYYYKSPPPPSPSPPPPYYYKSPPPPEKSPPPPYYYKSPPPPSPSPPPPYYYKSPPPPEKSPPPPYYYKSPPPPEKSPPPPYYYKSPPPPEKSPPPPYYYKSPPPPEKSPPPPYYYKSPPPPSPSPPPPYYYKSPPPPKEYPTPPYYYKSPPPPKEYPTPPYYYKSPPPPSPSPPPPYYYKSPPPPSPSPPPPYYYKSPPPPSPSPPPPYYYKSPPPPSPSPPPPYYYKSPPPPSPSPPPPYYYKSPPPPSPYPPPPYYYKSPPPPVPVPHPHPHHHPLIVKVVGKVYCYRCYDWKYPKKSHDKKHLKGAVVKITCKAGDKEIVAYGKTKINGKYSIAVEGYDYMKYGDEACKAMLHAPPKDSKCNIPTNLHYGKKGAMLKVKSKTHEEVVLKAKPFAYAPKTPYKECEKPKPKPPTYYYKSPPPPTPTYYYKSPPPPPPTYYYKSPPPPVYYYKSPPPPPPTYYYKSPPPPVYYYKSPPPPPPTYYYKSPPPPVYYYKSPPPPSPSPHPYYYKSPPPPSPSPHPYYYKSPPPPSPSPHPYYYKSPPPPSPSPHPYYYKSPPPPSPSPPPPYYYKSPPPPPPTYYYKSPPPPVYYYKSPPPPSPSPPPPYYYKSPPPPSPSPPHPYYYKSPPPPSPSPPHPYYYKSPPPPSPSPPPPYYYKSPPPPSPSPPPPYYYKSPPPPSPSPPPPYYYKSPPPPNPSPPPPYYYKSPPPPSPSLHPPYYYKSPPPPSPSPPPPYYYKSPPPPSPSPPPPYYYKSPPPPSPSPPTPYYYKSPPPPSPSPHPYYYKSPPPPSPSPPPPYYYKSPPPPSPSPHPYYYKSPPPPSPSPPPPYYYKSPPPPSPSPPPPYYYKSPPPPSPSPPHPYYYKSPPPPSPSPPPPYYYKSPPPPSPSPPPPYYYKSPPPPSPSPPPPYYYKSPPPPSPSPPPPYYYNSPPPPSPSPPPPYYYKSPPPPSPSPPPPYYYKSPPPPDASPPPPYYYKSPPPPSPSPPPPYYYKSPPPPSPSPPPPYYYKSPPPPSPSPHPYLYSSPPPPIHY; encoded by the exons ATGAGACTACCGATCGGCGACCCCTCATCATGGGGTCGTCTGTGGCCACACATACTACTGGCCTTTGCAATCATCTTCTTGTCTAGCAATGTAGAAGCTACCGGCGAGCCGTACATTTACGCCTCGCCACCACCACCATATGAGTATAAGTCGCCGCCACCGCCGTCGCCTTCCCCTCCACCACCATATTACTATAAATCACCACCACCACCGTCTCCGTCACCCCCGCCACCTTACTACTACAAATCGCCGCCTCCTCCGTCTCCGTCTCCGCCACCACCTTACTACTACGAGTCACCACCACCACCTGAAAAGTCCCCTCCACCACCGTATTACTACAAATCTCCTCCACCACCCTCTCCATCTCCACCACCACCTTACTACTACAAGTCACCACCACCACCTGAAAAATCCCCTCCACCACCATATTACTACAAATCTCCTCCACCACCCTCTCCATCTCCTCCACCACCTTACTACTACAAATCTCCACCCCCTCCTGAGAAATCTCCTCCACCACCATACTACTACAAATCTCCTCCACCACCCtctccatcaccaccaccaccttacTACTACAAATCTCCACCACCTCCTGAGAAATCTCCACCACCACCATACTACTACAAATCTCCACCACCTCCTGAGAAATCTCCACCACCACCATACTACTACAAATCTCCACCACCTCCTGAGAAATCTCCTCCACCACCATACTACTACAAATCTCCACCACCTCCTGAGAAATCTCCTCCACCACCATACTACTACAAATCTCCACCACCGCCGTCTCCATCTCCACCACCTCCTTACTACTACAAATCTCCACCCCCACCGAAGGAATATCCAACACCACCATACTACTACAAATCTCCACCCCCGCCAAAGGAATATCCAACACCACCATACTACTACAAATCTCCACCACCACCATCTCCCTCTCCACCACCCCCTTACTACTATAAATccccaccaccaccatcaccatctcctccacCGCCTTACTACTACAAGTCACCACCTCCTCCTTCACCCTCACCTCCACCACCATACTACTACAAGTCTCCCCCACCACCATCACCGTCTCCGCCGCCACCTTACTACTACAAGTCtcccccaccaccatcaccatcaccaccaccaccttacTACTACAAATCTCCACCACCACCTTCCCCATATCCACCACCTCCATACTACTACAAATCACCACCACCTCCAGTGCCAGtcccacacccacacccacaccaccACCCCCTCATCGTGAAGGTCGTCGGAAAGGTTTACTGCTACCGATGCTACGACTGGAAATATCCCAAGAAGTCCCATGACAAGAAACATCTCAAAG GTGCTGTTGTGAAAATCACGTGCAAGGCTGGAGACAAAGAGATTGTAGCCTATGGCAAGACCAAGATCAATGGAAAATACAGCATTGCTGTGGAAGGCTATGATTATATGAAATATGGAGATGAGGCTTGCAAGGCCATGCTCCATGCACCACCAAAGGACTCCAAGTGTAACATCCCCACAAACCTCCATTATGGCAAGAAAGGGGCCATGCTCAAAGTGAAATCCAAAACCCATGAAGAGGTTGTCCTTAAAGCCAAGCCATTTGCCTATGCACCCAAGACCCCGTACAAGGAATGCGAGAAACCTAAGCCAAAACCACCTACTTACTACTACAAATCCCCACCCCCACCCACACCCACTTACTACTACAAGTCGCCACCACCTCCCCCGCCGACGTACTACTATAAGTCTCCACCACCACCAGTCTACTACTACAAGTCGCCACCACCTCCCCCGCCGACGTATTACTACAAGTCTCCACCACCACCAGTCTACTACTACAAGTCGCCACCACCTCCCCCGCCGACATACTACTACAAGTCTCCACCACCACCAGTCTACTACTACAAGTCCCCACCTCCACCATCGCCATCTCCCCATCCTTACTACTACAAGTCCCCACCTCCACCATCTCCATCTCCCCATCCTTACTACTACAAGTCCCCACCTCCACCATCGCCATCTCCCCATCCTTACTACTACAAGTCCCCACCTCCACCATCTCCATCTCCCCATCCTTACTACTACAAGTCCCCACCTCCACCATCGCCATCTCCTCCCCCTCCTTACTACTACAAGTCACCACCACCTCCCCCACCAACATACTACTACAAGTCTCCACCACCACCAGTCTACTACTACAAGTCCCCAC CCCCACCATCGCCATCTCCTCCTCCTCCATACTACTACAAGTCCCCACccccaccatcaccatcacccccTCATCCCTACTACTACAAATCCCCACCACCCCCATCACCATCCCCACCACATCCATACTACTACAAATCCCCACCTCCCCCATCGCCATCTCCACCACCACCCTACTACTACAAATCCCCACCACCTCCATCTCCAAGCCCACCACCTCCCTACTACTACAAGTCCCCACCCCCACCATCGCCGTCTCCTCCTCCTCCATACTATTACAAATCACCTCCACCACCAAATCCATCTCCACCACCTCCCTACTACTACAAGTCCCCGCCCCCACCATCACCGTCATTGCATCCTCCCTACTACTACAAATCCCCACCCCCACCATCGCCATCTCCTCCTCCCCCTTACTACTACAAATCCCCACCTCCACCATCACCATCTCCACCACCACCCTATTACTACAAATCTCCTCCTCCCCCATCACCTTCACCACCAACACCTTATTACTACAAGAGCCCACCACCTCCCTCACCATCTCCTCATCCATACTACTACAAGTCCCCACCTCCACCATCACCCTCACCACCACCACCCTATTACTACAAATCTCCCCCTCCCCCATCACCATCCCCACATCCATACTACTACAAGTCCCCGCCACCCCCATCACCATCTCCACCCCCTCCTTACTACTACAAGTCTCCACCTCCACCATCGCCATCTCCTCCCCCTCCTTACTACTACAAGTCCCCACCCCcaccatcaccatctcctccccaTCCTTACTACTACAAGTCTCCACCGCCACCATCCCCATCTCCTCCTCCTCCATACTACTACAAGTCCCCACccccaccatcaccatcacccccTCCTCCCTACTACTACAAATCCCCACCACCCCCATCACCATCCCCACCACCTCCATACTACTACAAATCCCCACCTCCCCCATCACCATCTCCACCACCACCCTACTACTACAATTCCCCACCACCTCCATCGCCATCTCCGCCACCTCCCTACTACTACAAGTCCCCACCCCCACCATCGCCATCTCCTCCTCCTCCCTACTATTACAAATCACCTCCACCACCAGATGCATCACCACCACCTCCCTACTACTACAAGTCCCCGCCCCCACCATCACCGTCACCGCCTCCTCCCTACTACTACAAATCCCCGCCCCcaccatcaccatctcctcctcCCCCCTACTACTACAAATCCCCACCACCACCCTCACCATCCCCTCATCCATACCTCTACTCCTCCCCTCCCCCTCCAATCCACTACTAA